A genome region from Triticum aestivum cultivar Chinese Spring chromosome 2B, IWGSC CS RefSeq v2.1, whole genome shotgun sequence includes the following:
- the LOC123046020 gene encoding O-glucosyltransferase rumi homolog isoform X2 → MAMAVAAAGAVEGQRSSKLVAALSRTSAAFLFFSVVVVGAVAVSTRWITTTTTLQVSFPTAAAIPAAAAVLHPETQHPNPSPQSTSTPPRPPPAAYSISCPTPPVRRNISHTTKASKSSQTLALALSSSSSCRSAPDLLPATATAARSPSYSSCPSYFRFIHEDLRPWRAAGGVTRAMLARARATASFRLVVLNGRAFVQRFRPAFQTRDLFTIWGILQLLRRYPGRVPDLDLMFDCVDWPVVRTHLYRGEHALFMPPLFRYCGDDRTLDIVFPDWSFWGWPEINIKPWDALHKDLKDGNSKVRWFSREPYAYWKGNAAVATSRQELVKCNVSSTQDWNARIYTQDWFKESKEGYKTSNLESQCTHRSLMPLQHYWPVRNENKCASIQYAVDWGNSHKQLAQRIGKEASDFVQQEVNMDHVYDYMLHLLTEYAKLLKFKPTKPPEAVEVCPESLVCQAEGTEKKFLMESMVKSAYDSGPCDLPPPFNPQELTMLKQRKENSIRQVEMWERRASTTR, encoded by the exons ATGGCGATGGCGGTGGCAGCAGCTGGGGCCGTGGAGGGACAGCGATCCAGCAAGCTTGTGGCGGCGTTGTCGAGAACGAgcgcggccttcctcttcttctccgtcgTCGTCGTCGGAGCAGTCGCCGTATCCACTCGCtggatcaccaccaccaccact TTACAGGTAAGCTTCCCCACCGCCGCGGCcattcccgccgccgccgccgttctccACCCCGAAACACAGCACCCCAACCCATCACCGCAGTCGACCTCCACACCACCACGACCGCCACCCGCAGCCTACTCCATCTCTTGCCCCACCCCTCCCGTCCGTCGCAACATCTCCCACACCACCAAAGCGAGCAAATCTTCCCAAACCCTGGCCCTCGcgctctcctcctcatcctcctgccgctccgcccccgacctcctaccggccaccgccaccgccgcccgttCACCATCCTACTCCTCGTGCCCATCCTACTTCCGCTTCATCCACGAGGACCTCCGCCCATGGCGCGCGGCGGGGGGCGTCACCCGCGCCATGCTCGCGCGCGCCCGCGCCACCGCCAGCTTCCGCCTCGTCGTCCTGAACGGCCGCGCGTTCGTGCAGCGGTTCCGCCCGGCGTTCCAGACGCGCGACCTCTTCACTATCTGGGGGATTCTCCAGCTGCTCCGCCGCTACCCCGGCCGCGTCCCCGACCTCGACCTCATGTTCGACTGCGTCGACTGGCCCGTCGTCCGCACGCACCTCTACCGCGGGGAGCACGCCCTCTTCATGCCGCCGCTGTTCCGGTACTGCGGGGATGACAGGACGCTCGACATCGTCTTCCCAGATTGGTCATTCTGGGGCTG GCCCGAGATCAACATAAAACCATGGGATGCCCTGCATAAAGATTTGAAGGATGGTAATAGTAAAGTAAGATGGTTCAGTAGAGAGCCTTATGCTTACTGGAAAGGGAATGCAGCAGTTGCGACATCACGGCAGGAATTGGTTAAGTGTAATGTCTCCAGCACGCAAGATTGGAATGCAAGGATTTACACTCAG GACTGGTTCAAAGAGAGCAAGGAAGGGTATAAGACATCGAATTTGGAGAGTCAGTGCACTCACAG GTCTCTTATGCCGCTTCAGCATTATTGGCCAGTTCGGAATGAAAATAAGTGCGCCTCAATACAATATGCTGTTGACTGGGGCAACTCCCACAAGCAATTG GCACAGCGCATAGGAAAGGAAGCAAGCGATTTCGTTCAACAAGAGGTTAATATGGACCATGTGTATGATTACATGCTCCACCTTTTAACCGAATATGCTAAGCTTCTAAAGTTCAAGCCAACTAAGCCACCTGAAGCTGTTGAGGTCTGTCCTGAATCTTTGGTCTGCCAAGCTGAAGGCACCGAGAAGAAGTTTCTTATGGAATCCATGGTGAAGTCTGCCTATGATTCAGGTCCATGTGATCTTCCCCCACCTTTCAACCCTCAGGAGCTCACAATGTTAAAACAGAGGAAAGAAAATTCAATCAGGCAGGTTGAAATGTGGGAGCGCAGAGCTTCAACAACTAGATAA
- the LOC123046020 gene encoding O-glucosyltransferase rumi homolog isoform X1: MAMAVAAAGAVEGQRSSKLVAALSRTSAAFLFFSVVVVGAVAVSTRWITTTTTLQVSFPTAAAIPAAAAVLHPETQHPNPSPQSTSTPPRPPPAAYSISCPTPPVRRNISHTTKASKSSQTLALALSSSSSCRSAPDLLPATATAARSPSYSSCPSYFRFIHEDLRPWRAAGGVTRAMLARARATASFRLVVLNGRAFVQRFRPAFQTRDLFTIWGILQLLRRYPGRVPDLDLMFDCVDWPVVRTHLYRGEHALFMPPLFRYCGDDRTLDIVFPDWSFWGWPEINIKPWDALHKDLKDGNSKVRWFSREPYAYWKGNAAVATSRQELVKCNVSSTQDWNARIYTQDWFKESKEGYKTSNLESQCTHRYKIYIEGSAWSISQKYILACDSMTLLVTPKYYDFFSRSLMPLQHYWPVRNENKCASIQYAVDWGNSHKQLAQRIGKEASDFVQQEVNMDHVYDYMLHLLTEYAKLLKFKPTKPPEAVEVCPESLVCQAEGTEKKFLMESMVKSAYDSGPCDLPPPFNPQELTMLKQRKENSIRQVEMWERRASTTR; encoded by the exons ATGGCGATGGCGGTGGCAGCAGCTGGGGCCGTGGAGGGACAGCGATCCAGCAAGCTTGTGGCGGCGTTGTCGAGAACGAgcgcggccttcctcttcttctccgtcgTCGTCGTCGGAGCAGTCGCCGTATCCACTCGCtggatcaccaccaccaccact TTACAGGTAAGCTTCCCCACCGCCGCGGCcattcccgccgccgccgccgttctccACCCCGAAACACAGCACCCCAACCCATCACCGCAGTCGACCTCCACACCACCACGACCGCCACCCGCAGCCTACTCCATCTCTTGCCCCACCCCTCCCGTCCGTCGCAACATCTCCCACACCACCAAAGCGAGCAAATCTTCCCAAACCCTGGCCCTCGcgctctcctcctcatcctcctgccgctccgcccccgacctcctaccggccaccgccaccgccgcccgttCACCATCCTACTCCTCGTGCCCATCCTACTTCCGCTTCATCCACGAGGACCTCCGCCCATGGCGCGCGGCGGGGGGCGTCACCCGCGCCATGCTCGCGCGCGCCCGCGCCACCGCCAGCTTCCGCCTCGTCGTCCTGAACGGCCGCGCGTTCGTGCAGCGGTTCCGCCCGGCGTTCCAGACGCGCGACCTCTTCACTATCTGGGGGATTCTCCAGCTGCTCCGCCGCTACCCCGGCCGCGTCCCCGACCTCGACCTCATGTTCGACTGCGTCGACTGGCCCGTCGTCCGCACGCACCTCTACCGCGGGGAGCACGCCCTCTTCATGCCGCCGCTGTTCCGGTACTGCGGGGATGACAGGACGCTCGACATCGTCTTCCCAGATTGGTCATTCTGGGGCTG GCCCGAGATCAACATAAAACCATGGGATGCCCTGCATAAAGATTTGAAGGATGGTAATAGTAAAGTAAGATGGTTCAGTAGAGAGCCTTATGCTTACTGGAAAGGGAATGCAGCAGTTGCGACATCACGGCAGGAATTGGTTAAGTGTAATGTCTCCAGCACGCAAGATTGGAATGCAAGGATTTACACTCAG GACTGGTTCAAAGAGAGCAAGGAAGGGTATAAGACATCGAATTTGGAGAGTCAGTGCACTCACAG GTACAAGATCTATATAGAAGGATCAGCATGGTCTATCAGTCAGAAATATATTCTAGCATGTGATTCAATGACACTGTTGGTGACACCAAAATACTATGATTTCTTTTCAAGGTCTCTTATGCCGCTTCAGCATTATTGGCCAGTTCGGAATGAAAATAAGTGCGCCTCAATACAATATGCTGTTGACTGGGGCAACTCCCACAAGCAATTG GCACAGCGCATAGGAAAGGAAGCAAGCGATTTCGTTCAACAAGAGGTTAATATGGACCATGTGTATGATTACATGCTCCACCTTTTAACCGAATATGCTAAGCTTCTAAAGTTCAAGCCAACTAAGCCACCTGAAGCTGTTGAGGTCTGTCCTGAATCTTTGGTCTGCCAAGCTGAAGGCACCGAGAAGAAGTTTCTTATGGAATCCATGGTGAAGTCTGCCTATGATTCAGGTCCATGTGATCTTCCCCCACCTTTCAACCCTCAGGAGCTCACAATGTTAAAACAGAGGAAAGAAAATTCAATCAGGCAGGTTGAAATGTGGGAGCGCAGAGCTTCAACAACTAGATAA